One window of Quercus robur chromosome 5, dhQueRobu3.1, whole genome shotgun sequence genomic DNA carries:
- the LOC126726327 gene encoding uncharacterized protein LOC126726327, whose product MKACLIILSVIVVFIVFEIFMERVRDRVLDVAIPVALMGVFVTALRFLFLTTFPRCIWLRWVIVVVLCAAFYLSFDNRALIHPRSRREDIVCRYNSYDLQWKEDYFKSEENYKKQSLEKIDLEKNLSILKNENDAFEKQCIEDKNRLTINSETQKMRASEELEFAKQKIQELERRC is encoded by the exons ATGAAGGCGTGCCTCATCATCCTCTCTGTGATCGTTGTCTTCATCGTCTTTGAGATTTTCATGGAAAGGGTGAGGGATCGAGTTCTGGATGTAGCTATACCGGTGGCTTTGATGGGTGTATTCGTGACTGCCCTACGCTTCCTCTTCCTCACCACATTTCCGAGGTGTATTTGGTTGCGGTGGGTGATTGTCGTCGTTCTCTGCGCCGCCTTCTACTTATCTTTCGACAACCGCGCCTTGATTCACCCCCG GTCCAGGCGAGAAGACATCGTATGCCGCTACAATTCATATGATTTGCAGTGGAAAGAAGATTATTTTAAATCTGAAGAGAACTACAAAAAGCAATCGCTAGAAAAGATTGACTTAGAAAAAAACCTCTCAATACTAAAGAATG AAAAtgatgcttttgaaaaacaatGTATTGAAGATAAGAATAGGCTGACTATAAATAGCGAGACTCAAAAGATGCGAGCTAGTGAAGAATTGGAGTTTGCAAAGCAGAAAATTCAAGAATTGGAGAGGCGGTGTTGA